The following proteins are encoded in a genomic region of Catellatospora sp. TT07R-123:
- a CDS encoding TIGR03960 family B12-binding radical SAM protein codes for MRGDSVFPQLELLLPLVSKPIQYVGGELGAVVKPWESATVRWVLSYPDAYEVGLPNQGVQILYEVLNEREDTLAERTYAVWPDLEKLMREHGVPQFTVDSHRAVGDFDLFGLSFATELGYTNMLTELSLAQIPLLAADRDDSHPIVVAGGHAAFNPEPIADFIDAAVLGDGEEAVLEITDIVAAWKREGCPGGRDELLLRLAKTESVYVPRFYDVDYLADGRIQRVVPNRAGVPFRVHKRTTMDLDAWPYPKKPLVPLAETVHERFAVEIFRGCTRGCRFCQAGMITRPVRERSITTVGQMVKEGLEFSGFDEVGLLSLSSADHSEIGDICKGLADQYDGTNVSLSLPSTRVDAFNIDLAQELSRNGRRTGLTFAPEGGSERIRKVINKMVTEEDLIRTVVTAYSNGWRQVKLYFMCGLPTETDEDVLQIARLAHEVIKSGRQATGSKDIRCTVSIGGFVPKPHTPFQWAAMERPEVIDGRLRALKQEINSDRSLGRAIGFRYHDGEPSLIEGLLARGDRRVGAVIREVWEQGQRFDGWTEHFSYRRWVDACAAVLPGLGVDLDWFTTREREQSEVLPWDHLDSGLDKDWLWQDWQDALTEYEQDDCRWTPCFDCGVCPSMDTNIQIGPTGRKLLPITPVNTGLRVPAGA; via the coding sequence ATGCGTGGCGACTCCGTCTTTCCCCAGCTTGAGCTCCTGCTGCCGTTGGTCAGCAAGCCGATCCAGTACGTCGGCGGTGAGCTGGGCGCTGTCGTGAAACCGTGGGAGTCGGCCACCGTGCGCTGGGTGCTGTCCTACCCCGACGCCTACGAGGTCGGCCTGCCCAACCAGGGCGTCCAGATCCTGTACGAGGTGCTCAACGAGCGCGAGGACACCCTCGCCGAGCGCACGTACGCGGTCTGGCCCGACCTTGAGAAGCTGATGCGCGAGCACGGGGTGCCGCAGTTCACCGTCGACTCCCACCGCGCCGTGGGCGACTTCGACCTGTTCGGCCTGTCCTTCGCGACCGAGCTGGGCTACACCAACATGCTCACCGAGCTGAGCCTGGCGCAGATCCCGCTGCTGGCGGCCGACCGCGACGACTCGCACCCGATCGTGGTCGCGGGCGGGCACGCCGCGTTCAACCCGGAGCCCATCGCCGACTTCATCGACGCCGCCGTGCTCGGCGACGGCGAGGAGGCGGTGCTGGAGATCACCGACATCGTGGCCGCGTGGAAGCGCGAGGGCTGCCCCGGCGGCCGTGACGAGCTGCTGCTGCGCCTGGCCAAGACCGAGTCGGTGTACGTGCCGCGCTTCTACGACGTGGACTACCTGGCCGACGGCCGCATCCAGCGCGTGGTGCCCAACCGGGCCGGGGTGCCGTTCCGGGTGCACAAGCGCACGACGATGGACCTGGACGCGTGGCCGTACCCGAAGAAGCCGCTGGTGCCGCTGGCCGAGACGGTGCACGAGCGGTTCGCGGTGGAGATCTTCCGGGGCTGCACCCGCGGCTGCCGGTTCTGCCAGGCCGGCATGATCACCCGCCCGGTGCGCGAGCGCTCGATCACCACCGTGGGGCAGATGGTGAAGGAGGGGCTGGAGTTCTCCGGCTTCGACGAGGTCGGCCTGCTGTCGCTGTCCTCCGCTGACCACTCCGAGATCGGCGACATCTGCAAGGGCCTGGCCGACCAGTACGACGGCACCAACGTGTCGCTGTCGCTGCCCAGCACCCGCGTGGACGCGTTCAACATCGACCTGGCGCAGGAGCTGTCGCGCAACGGCCGGCGCACCGGCCTGACGTTCGCGCCCGAGGGCGGCTCCGAGCGCATCCGCAAGGTGATCAACAAGATGGTGACGGAGGAGGACCTCATCCGCACCGTTGTCACCGCGTACAGCAACGGCTGGCGGCAGGTGAAGCTCTACTTCATGTGCGGCCTGCCCACCGAGACCGACGAGGACGTGCTGCAGATCGCGCGCCTGGCGCACGAGGTGATCAAGTCGGGGCGCCAGGCCACCGGCTCCAAGGACATCCGCTGCACCGTGTCGATCGGCGGGTTCGTGCCCAAGCCGCACACCCCGTTCCAGTGGGCCGCCATGGAGCGCCCCGAGGTGATCGACGGGCGGCTGCGCGCGCTCAAGCAGGAGATCAACTCCGACCGGTCGCTGGGCCGGGCCATCGGCTTCCGGTACCACGACGGCGAGCCGTCGCTGATCGAGGGCCTGCTGGCCCGGGGCGACCGTCGCGTCGGCGCGGTCATCCGCGAGGTGTGGGAGCAGGGCCAGCGCTTCGACGGCTGGACCGAGCACTTCTCGTACCGGCGCTGGGTCGACGCCTGCGCCGCGGTGCTGCCCGGCCTCGGGGTGGACCTGGACTGGTTCACCACCCGCGAGCGCGAGCAGTCCGAGGTGCTGCCCTGGGACCACCTGGACTCGGGCCTGGACAAGGACTGGCTCTGGCAGGACTGGCAGGACGCCCTGACCGAGTACGAGCAGGACGACTGCCGCTGGACCCCGTGCTTCGACTGCGGCGTCTGCCCGTCCATGGACACCAACATCCAGATCGGCCCCACCGGCCGCAAGCTGCTGCCCATCACGCCGGTCAACACCGGCCTGCGCGTACCCGCTGGAGCCTGA
- a CDS encoding GNAT family N-acetyltransferase: MAGGRAGRPGPRRRRRRRRGLRRRLRRDRRGRGRGRAPLTAAPAGKGAFSCASRGEGALLSFLRAGVNGGFRYGWVTARCGRLGCAQRVTVRKHALASVTTVLIQHREITHPDVTALVLAAEDELLTRYPGTTRTPLNPRAHFVVAYVLSQPVGCGALTPLETGSGEIRRMYVAPAHRRAGVARRILAALERRATAQGWDTLLLETGENQPEAIALYESVGYQRTEPYGRYVHNSSSVCFTKKIVRP; this comes from the coding sequence GTGGCTGGAGGACGGGCAGGACGTCCAGGGCCCCGACGGCGCCGCAGACGACGACGAGGACTTCGCCGACGACTTCGACGAGACCGACGCGGACGCGGACGCGGACGAGCGCCGCTGACCGCGGCACCAGCTGGGAAGGGCGCCTTCTCCTGCGCGTCGCGCGGGGAGGGTGCCCTTCTTTCCTTCCTTCGCGCGGGTGTGAACGGTGGGTTTCGCTACGGTTGGGTAACAGCACGGTGCGGGCGGCTCGGGTGTGCGCAGCGCGTAACAGTCCGGAAACATGCCCTGGCTAGCGTCACGACGGTGTTGATCCAGCACCGTGAGATCACCCACCCTGATGTGACCGCGCTCGTACTCGCCGCTGAGGACGAACTTCTCACGCGGTATCCGGGCACGACGCGAACCCCCTTGAACCCCCGTGCCCACTTCGTCGTGGCGTACGTACTGAGCCAGCCGGTCGGGTGCGGAGCGTTGACTCCGCTCGAAACCGGCTCGGGGGAGATCAGGCGAATGTATGTGGCACCGGCGCATCGCCGCGCCGGGGTGGCCCGCCGCATCCTTGCGGCACTGGAACGACGGGCCACCGCCCAGGGCTGGGACACGCTGCTCCTAGAGACCGGCGAGAACCAGCCTGAGGCGATCGCGCTGTACGAGTCGGTGGGCTACCAGCGCACCGAGCCGTACGGCAGATACGTGCACAACTCCAGCTCCGTCTGCTTCACGAAGAAGATCGTTCGGCCCTAG
- the trpS gene encoding tryptophan--tRNA ligase produces the protein MTLTALSPAQASATTRVRRLSGCKPTGRLHLGNLLGMIRPMLAAQYDTDSITMIADMHALTVEHDPARLREYVREQARVLLAAGIDPDRGVLYVQSDLPEHAGLHYILECATGYGEAQRMTQFKEKGAGAAGVRLSLLTYPVLMAADILVHDIDVVPVGDDQGQHLELTRTLATRFNARYGTVFTVPVGQLPQVAARVMDLADPGAKMGKTNDSAAGTIGLLDPPDVVRRKVMRAVTDTAGVVRHDRQGQPGVTNLLEIYQACAGEPGRFTSYGALKAGVVDAVVALLEPLQRAYAALPPQEVERILADGAERVRPRAAATLRRAGEAIGLRC, from the coding sequence ATGACCCTCACCGCACTCAGCCCCGCCCAGGCCTCGGCCACGACCCGGGTCCGCCGCCTGAGCGGCTGCAAGCCCACCGGCCGCCTGCACCTGGGCAACCTGCTCGGCATGATCCGGCCGATGCTGGCCGCGCAGTACGACACCGACTCGATCACGATGATCGCCGACATGCACGCGCTCACGGTCGAGCACGACCCGGCCCGGCTGCGCGAGTACGTCCGCGAGCAGGCCCGGGTGCTGCTGGCGGCCGGGATCGACCCCGACCGCGGCGTGCTGTACGTCCAATCCGACCTGCCCGAGCACGCCGGACTCCATTACATCCTGGAGTGCGCGACCGGCTACGGCGAGGCGCAGCGGATGACCCAGTTCAAGGAGAAGGGTGCCGGCGCCGCCGGGGTCCGGCTCAGCCTGCTGACGTACCCGGTGCTGATGGCCGCCGACATCCTGGTGCACGACATCGACGTGGTGCCGGTCGGCGACGACCAGGGCCAGCACCTGGAGCTCACCCGCACCCTGGCGACCCGGTTCAACGCCCGCTACGGCACGGTGTTCACCGTGCCGGTGGGGCAGCTGCCGCAGGTCGCGGCGCGGGTGATGGACCTGGCCGACCCGGGCGCCAAGATGGGCAAGACCAACGATTCCGCGGCCGGCACGATCGGGCTGCTGGACCCGCCGGACGTGGTGCGGCGCAAGGTCATGCGCGCGGTCACCGACACCGCGGGCGTGGTCCGCCACGACCGGCAAGGGCAGCCGGGCGTCACCAACCTGCTGGAGATCTACCAGGCGTGCGCCGGGGAACCGGGTCGCTTCACGTCCTACGGCGCGCTCAAGGCCGGGGTGGTCGACGCGGTGGTGGCGCTGCTGGAACCGCTTCAGCGGGCGTACGCGGCGCTGCCGCCGCAGGAGGTGGAGCGCATCCTGGCCGACGGGGCCGAGCGGGTTCGCCCGCGGGCTGCCGCCACACTGCGGCGAGCCGGCGAGGCGATCGGCCTGCGTTGCTAG
- the rplU gene encoding 50S ribosomal protein L21 yields the protein MYAIVKTGGKQYKVAEGDVIEVEKLAGAPGDAVALSAVLLVDGSDLVTDAAKLAKVSVSGEVVAHTKGPKIRIHKFKNKTGYHKRQGHRQPLTQVKVTGIKSGK from the coding sequence ATGTACGCGATCGTCAAGACCGGCGGCAAGCAGTACAAGGTCGCCGAGGGCGACGTGATCGAGGTCGAGAAGCTCGCGGGCGCGCCCGGCGACGCGGTTGCACTGTCCGCAGTGCTGCTCGTTGATGGCAGCGACCTGGTGACCGACGCGGCGAAGCTTGCCAAGGTTTCTGTTTCCGGAGAGGTCGTGGCCCACACCAAGGGCCCGAAGATCCGGATCCACAAGTTCAAGAACAAGACCGGCTACCACAAGCGGCAGGGTCACCGTCAGCCGCTGACCCAGGTCAAGGTCACCGGCATCAAGAGCGGGAAGTAG
- a CDS encoding Rne/Rng family ribonuclease, with the protein MLDHEPADRPDSADEAQHGGEPPHSTAPQRDDSGAVSADASDGTSAADDSAQAPAEATVRRRTRKRATAAAEEPQEEETEAVAPVKKAARRRKKVAEPDISGESAAIEAEAPIVLPTPALSVPAAEQDAAELAEELEAEEAPAAEAAPAEEPAPKRKAISVLFMAPEAAAPPVRAEQPRAEQPRAEQPRAEQPRAEAESRAEDEAEPAESGRRRRRSRRGRTEEAEPAAAVEAEEEEAGAELDEDDSELDENGRSRRRRGRRGRGRGKGTNDEASDDEAGEPVEADAEADDDEEPLTRRRRRRRRKGAGDAEDGAEDGVHTVVRIREPRAVSDEVQGVSGSTRLEAKRQRRRDGREQRRTRPAILTESEFLARREAVDRVMVIRENPDRTQIAVMEDGVLVEHYVTRASAATMVGNVYLGKVQNVLPSMEAAFVDLGRGRNAVLYAGEVNWDAAGLEGRSRSIEQALRSGDSVLVQVTKDPLGHKGARLSSHVALSGRHLVFVPNGNASGISRKLSDVERKRLRDILKKLVPEGAGVIVRTAAEGASEEDLARDVKRLQGQWEDIQARAADGGAPALLYGEPDLVVRVVRDLFNEDFKELVVQGDNAYETVQSYLHHVSPDLVDRVHRHTGVADVFATYRIDEQILKGLDRKVFLPSGGHLVIDRTEAMTVVDVNTGKYTGAGGNLEETVTRNNLEAAEEIVRQLRLRDLGGIVVIDFIDMVLESNRELVLRRLTECLGRDRTKHQVTEITSLGLVQMTRKRIGAGLLEAFSEPCEHCKGRGVIIHTEPVSDRRAAAPAPVQQVAPAQVKAAPAAPEPKPRATEADYYDTAGYDLSRYEAADDEGDGGDADGPDEAADVPTRRRTRRGGRRRTRP; encoded by the coding sequence ATGCTCGACCACGAGCCCGCAGATCGGCCTGACAGCGCCGACGAGGCACAGCACGGCGGGGAACCCCCGCACAGCACGGCGCCACAGCGCGACGACAGCGGTGCCGTCAGCGCCGACGCCTCTGACGGGACGTCGGCCGCCGACGACTCCGCGCAGGCGCCGGCCGAGGCGACGGTGCGCCGTCGCACCCGCAAGCGCGCCACCGCCGCGGCCGAGGAGCCGCAGGAGGAGGAGACCGAGGCGGTCGCCCCGGTCAAGAAGGCCGCCCGCCGCCGTAAGAAGGTGGCGGAACCCGACATCTCCGGCGAGTCTGCTGCAATTGAGGCAGAAGCTCCGATAGTGCTGCCCACACCCGCCCTCTCGGTGCCCGCGGCCGAACAGGATGCCGCGGAGCTGGCCGAGGAGCTCGAGGCCGAGGAGGCCCCGGCTGCCGAGGCCGCACCGGCCGAGGAGCCCGCGCCCAAGCGCAAGGCCATCTCGGTGCTCTTCATGGCTCCGGAGGCCGCCGCGCCGCCGGTCCGTGCCGAGCAGCCCCGTGCTGAGCAGCCTCGCGCTGAGCAGCCGCGTGCCGAGCAGCCGCGTGCCGAGGCCGAGAGCCGCGCCGAGGACGAGGCCGAGCCCGCGGAGTCGGGCCGCCGTCGCCGCCGTTCGCGCCGTGGCCGGACCGAGGAGGCCGAGCCGGCCGCCGCGGTGGAGGCCGAGGAGGAGGAAGCCGGCGCCGAGCTCGACGAGGACGACTCCGAGCTCGACGAGAACGGCCGCAGCCGCCGCCGCCGGGGCCGTCGCGGCCGTGGCCGCGGCAAGGGCACCAACGACGAGGCGTCCGACGATGAGGCCGGCGAGCCGGTCGAGGCCGACGCCGAGGCCGACGACGACGAGGAGCCGCTGACGCGCCGCCGCCGTCGCCGCCGCCGCAAGGGCGCGGGCGACGCTGAGGACGGCGCCGAGGACGGCGTGCACACCGTCGTACGCATCCGTGAGCCGCGCGCCGTCAGCGACGAGGTGCAGGGCGTGTCGGGCTCGACCCGGCTGGAGGCCAAGCGCCAGCGCCGCCGTGACGGGCGCGAGCAGCGCCGGACCCGGCCGGCGATCCTGACCGAGTCGGAGTTCCTGGCCCGCCGTGAGGCGGTCGACCGGGTCATGGTGATCCGGGAGAACCCCGACCGCACCCAGATCGCGGTGATGGAGGACGGCGTGCTCGTCGAGCACTACGTCACCCGCGCCTCGGCCGCGACGATGGTCGGCAACGTCTACCTCGGCAAGGTGCAGAACGTGCTGCCGAGCATGGAGGCCGCCTTCGTCGACCTCGGCCGCGGCCGCAACGCCGTGCTGTACGCCGGTGAGGTCAACTGGGACGCCGCCGGGCTGGAGGGGCGCTCGCGCTCCATCGAGCAGGCGCTGCGCTCGGGCGACTCGGTGCTGGTGCAGGTCACCAAGGACCCGCTGGGTCACAAGGGCGCCCGCCTGAGCAGCCACGTCGCGCTGTCCGGCCGCCACCTCGTGTTCGTGCCCAACGGCAACGCGTCGGGCATCAGCCGCAAGCTGTCCGATGTGGAGCGCAAGCGGCTGCGCGACATCCTCAAGAAGCTGGTGCCCGAGGGCGCGGGCGTGATCGTGCGCACCGCCGCCGAGGGCGCCTCCGAGGAGGACCTGGCCCGCGACGTCAAGCGCCTGCAGGGTCAGTGGGAGGACATCCAGGCCCGCGCGGCCGACGGCGGCGCCCCGGCGCTGCTGTACGGCGAGCCCGACCTGGTGGTCCGGGTGGTCCGCGACCTGTTCAACGAGGACTTCAAGGAGCTGGTGGTCCAGGGCGACAACGCCTACGAGACCGTCCAGTCCTACCTGCACCACGTGTCACCCGATCTGGTGGACCGGGTGCACCGGCACACCGGCGTCGCGGACGTGTTCGCCACGTACCGCATCGACGAGCAGATCCTCAAGGGCCTGGACCGCAAGGTGTTCCTGCCCTCGGGCGGCCACCTGGTCATCGACCGCACCGAGGCGATGACGGTGGTCGACGTCAACACCGGCAAGTACACCGGTGCGGGCGGCAACCTGGAGGAGACGGTCACCCGCAACAACCTGGAGGCGGCCGAGGAGATCGTGCGGCAGCTGCGCCTGCGCGACCTGGGCGGCATCGTGGTCATCGACTTCATCGACATGGTGCTGGAGAGCAACCGCGAGCTGGTGCTGCGGCGGCTGACCGAGTGCCTGGGCCGGGACCGGACCAAGCACCAGGTCACCGAGATCACCTCGCTGGGCCTGGTGCAGATGACGCGCAAGCGCATCGGCGCGGGGCTGCTGGAGGCGTTCAGCGAGCCGTGCGAGCACTGCAAGGGCCGTGGTGTGATCATTCACACGGAGCCGGTATCCGACCGAAGGGCCGCCGCCCCGGCGCCGGTCCAGCAGGTGGCTCCGGCGCAGGTCAAGGCGGCTCCGGCGGCGCCCGAGCCCAAGCCGCGGGCGACCGAGGCCGACTATTACGACACGGCGGGCTACGACCTGTCCCGCTACGAGGCGGCCGACGACGAGGGCGACGGCGGTGACGCCGACGGCCCCGACGAGGCTGCTGACGTGCCGACGCGGCGCCGTACGCGGCGGGGCGGCCGGCGGCGCACCCGCCCGTAA
- a CDS encoding TIGR03936 family radical SAM-associated protein: MRYAKRGPLRFTSHRDFARAIERAILRAGVPIAYSQGFTPHPKISYASAAPTGVASEAEYLELGLRERIEPDQLVKALDAALSPGLDVLEAVEATAPGSLADRITASHWRMELPGVGDDQLADAVAAFVAQSEILVERMTKQGRRTFDTRDAVVHIEAVRSQTRPPGVVETAPCAILDLVVRQVTPSVRPDDVLSGLRVVADLEPSTPHTLRSARATRLAQGTLTPQGEIVDPLDADRDPVAIGER; this comes from the coding sequence CTGCGCTACGCCAAGCGCGGCCCGCTGCGCTTCACCTCGCACCGGGACTTCGCCCGCGCCATCGAGCGGGCCATCCTGCGGGCCGGGGTCCCGATCGCGTACTCGCAGGGGTTCACCCCGCACCCGAAGATCTCCTACGCCAGCGCCGCCCCGACCGGGGTGGCCTCGGAGGCGGAGTACCTGGAGCTCGGCCTGCGCGAGCGGATCGAGCCCGACCAGCTGGTCAAGGCGCTGGACGCGGCGCTGTCGCCGGGGCTGGACGTGCTGGAGGCGGTCGAGGCGACCGCGCCGGGAAGCCTGGCCGACCGGATCACCGCGTCGCACTGGCGGATGGAGCTTCCGGGAGTCGGCGACGACCAGCTGGCCGACGCGGTGGCCGCATTCGTCGCTCAGAGTGAGATTCTGGTCGAACGTATGACCAAACAGGGCCGGCGCACCTTCGACACCAGGGACGCCGTGGTGCACATCGAGGCCGTCCGGTCACAGACCCGGCCACCTGGCGTGGTCGAGACCGCCCCGTGTGCGATACTCGACCTTGTCGTGCGGCAGGTCACTCCCTCCGTTCGACCCGATGACGTCCTGTCTGGCCTGCGCGTGGTGGCCGACCTGGAGCCGTCGACGCCCCACACACTTCGTAGTGCCAGGGCGACACGGCTGGCACAGGGCACGTTGACCCCGCAGGGGGAGATCGTGGACCCGCTCGACGCGGACCGCGATCCCGTCGCCATCGGCGAGCGTTAG
- the obgE gene encoding GTPase ObgE yields the protein MATFVDRVVLHLQAGDGGHGCVSIHREKFKPFGGPDGGNGGHGGGILMVVDPNVHTLLDFHFHPHLKAPNGKGGAGNNREGANGTDLVLKVPDGTVVQTADGEVIADLVGTGTTLEIARGGRGGRGNAALASSRRKAPGFAELGEPGDRLDVVVELKSVADVGLVGFPSAGKSSLISVISAAKPKIADYPFTTLVPNLGVVQAGDQTYTVADVPGLIPGAAEGKGLGLDFLRHIERTAVLAHVVDTATLEPNRDPAADIDALEAELAQYGGLEDRPRIIVLNKIDVPDGRDLADIVRPDLEKYGWPIYAVSAATREGLQELIYALARLVDEHRAAKPVLEPTRIVLRPKAVDDSGFEIEQDKAGVWVVRGAKPERWVRQTTFDNDEAVGYLADRLARLGVEAKLAKLGAQPGDPVRIGTMEFDWQPTVYAGVDYVPGNRGTDIRIDGEPTRPGATERLAARKARREREDGDTAGDEWLEDGQDVQGPDGAADDDEDFADDFDETDADADADERR from the coding sequence GTGGCGACCTTCGTGGATCGCGTGGTGCTGCACCTACAGGCGGGTGACGGCGGGCACGGTTGCGTCTCCATCCACCGGGAGAAGTTCAAGCCGTTCGGCGGCCCTGACGGGGGCAACGGCGGCCACGGCGGCGGCATCCTGATGGTCGTCGACCCGAACGTGCACACGCTGCTGGACTTCCACTTCCACCCCCACCTCAAGGCCCCGAACGGCAAGGGCGGCGCGGGCAACAACCGCGAGGGCGCCAACGGGACCGACCTGGTGCTCAAGGTGCCCGACGGCACCGTGGTGCAGACGGCCGACGGCGAGGTCATCGCCGACCTGGTGGGCACCGGCACGACCCTGGAGATCGCCCGGGGCGGCCGGGGCGGCCGGGGCAACGCGGCGCTGGCCAGCTCCCGGCGCAAGGCTCCCGGCTTCGCCGAGCTGGGCGAGCCCGGGGACCGGCTCGACGTGGTGGTGGAGCTCAAGAGCGTCGCCGACGTCGGCCTGGTCGGCTTCCCGAGCGCGGGCAAGTCGTCGCTGATCTCGGTGATCTCCGCGGCCAAGCCCAAGATCGCGGACTACCCGTTCACCACGCTGGTGCCGAACCTCGGCGTGGTGCAGGCCGGCGACCAGACGTACACCGTCGCCGACGTGCCCGGCCTGATCCCGGGCGCGGCCGAGGGCAAGGGCCTGGGCCTGGACTTCCTGCGCCACATCGAGCGCACCGCGGTGCTGGCGCACGTCGTGGACACCGCCACGCTGGAGCCCAACCGCGACCCCGCCGCCGACATCGACGCCCTGGAGGCGGAGCTGGCGCAGTACGGCGGGCTGGAGGACCGGCCCCGGATCATCGTGCTCAACAAGATCGACGTACCGGACGGGCGGGATCTGGCCGACATCGTCCGCCCCGACCTGGAGAAGTACGGCTGGCCGATCTACGCCGTCAGCGCCGCCACCCGCGAGGGCCTCCAGGAGCTGATCTACGCGCTGGCCCGGCTGGTCGACGAGCACCGCGCCGCCAAGCCGGTGCTGGAGCCGACCCGCATCGTGCTGCGCCCGAAGGCCGTCGACGACTCCGGCTTCGAGATCGAGCAGGACAAGGCCGGGGTATGGGTCGTGCGCGGCGCCAAGCCCGAGCGCTGGGTGCGGCAGACCACGTTCGACAACGACGAGGCCGTCGGCTACCTGGCCGACCGGCTCGCCCGGCTCGGCGTCGAGGCGAAGCTGGCCAAGCTCGGCGCGCAGCCGGGCGACCCGGTGCGCATCGGCACCATGGAGTTCGACTGGCAGCCCACGGTCTACGCCGGCGTCGACTACGTGCCCGGCAACCGGGGCACCGACATCCGCATCGACGGCGAGCCGACCCGGCCCGGTGCCACCGAGCGCCTGGCCGCCCGCAAGGCACGCCGCGAGCGCGAGGACGGCGACACCGCCGGAGACGAGTGGCTGGAGGACGGGCAGGACGTCCAGGGCCCCGACGGCGCCGCAGACGACGACGAGGACTTCGCCGACGACTTCGACGAGACCGACGCGGACGCGGACGCGGACGAGCGCCGCTGA
- the rpmA gene encoding 50S ribosomal protein L27, producing the protein MAHKKGASSSRNGRDSAAQRLGVKRFGGQVVSAGEILIRQRGTKFHPGDLVGRGSDDTLFALAHGAVQFGLKRGRKTVNIVPVEG; encoded by the coding sequence ATGGCACATAAAAAGGGTGCATCCAGCTCGCGCAACGGTCGCGACTCCGCCGCCCAGCGGCTCGGGGTGAAGCGCTTCGGTGGTCAGGTCGTGTCCGCCGGCGAGATCCTCATCCGCCAGCGTGGCACCAAGTTCCACCCGGGCGACCTGGTCGGCCGTGGTAGCGACGACACGCTGTTCGCGCTGGCCCACGGTGCCGTGCAGTTCGGCCTCAAGCGCGGCCGCAAGACCGTGAACATCGTCCCGGTCGAGGGCTGA
- a CDS encoding 1-acyl-sn-glycerol-3-phosphate acyltransferase, with protein MPVLYTVGLWTVAPAVKLAWRPKIEGQEHIPTTGGAIFAGNHLSVADEFFLGSAVSRHISFWAKEDYFIGTGLSGMFFRNLMGGLGAIPVHRSGGRAALSAFDAAIPVLQEGGLVAVYPEGTRSPDGRLYRGRTGAARLALAADVPIIPVGTIGTERVQPIGQALPNLRAGDVTIKFGKPIEVGAWRDAESASTAAREITDTVMMAIQSLTGQEYVARYAPKRQSAEE; from the coding sequence GTGCCGGTGCTCTATACGGTCGGATTGTGGACTGTGGCGCCCGCGGTCAAACTGGCCTGGCGGCCGAAGATCGAGGGGCAGGAGCACATCCCCACTACGGGGGGTGCCATCTTCGCAGGCAACCACCTGTCCGTCGCCGACGAGTTCTTCCTCGGCTCGGCGGTGTCGCGGCACATCTCCTTCTGGGCCAAGGAGGACTACTTCATCGGGACCGGCCTGAGCGGCATGTTCTTCCGCAACCTGATGGGCGGGCTGGGTGCGATCCCGGTGCACCGCTCCGGCGGGCGGGCCGCGCTCAGCGCGTTCGACGCGGCGATCCCGGTGCTCCAGGAGGGCGGCCTGGTCGCCGTCTACCCGGAGGGCACCCGGTCGCCGGACGGCCGCCTCTACCGCGGGCGCACCGGTGCGGCGCGGCTGGCGCTCGCCGCCGACGTGCCGATCATCCCGGTCGGCACCATCGGCACCGAGCGGGTCCAGCCCATCGGCCAGGCGCTGCCGAACCTGCGGGCCGGCGACGTCACGATCAAGTTCGGCAAGCCGATCGAGGTGGGTGCGTGGCGCGACGCCGAGTCGGCGAGCACCGCGGCACGTGAGATAACCGACACCGTGATGATGGCGATCCAGTCGCTCACGGGTCAGGAGTACGTCGCGCGGTACGCGCCCAAGCGGCAGTCAGCCGAAGAATAA